The genomic stretch ATGTTTGGGAAAAGCTTCCGacctggaggagatggcagcggcAGCTCGATAATCAGGGGATGTCTGCAAGACAAGGTTGGGTATTGAAGAACTGTTCAGCAACCATTACAAGGCTATCTGTGACGATTTCCCATCAAGGTGCGCTTGCAGGACATGTGAGAGGGAGAGGGTctccttttttttgttcttttcacaAGTCATGTTGCTAAGCCGCCAAACCGTGTTGTTATTTGACGTTAGTTTGTATATTGGAAAACAAATACTCAGATTCTCTAAATAGAGAAGTTGAATCAGATTGCAGTAGACGGGAGAAGCAATTTTGGCGTATTTGATCTAAAGTATTTTTTAGAAAGAGGATCTGATGGAGTCTCTAATGGATCATGTCACTATGCCTCGGACTCTTTTTGTTAGGCTGATTCTTCTGGCAGCATAAAACAGGTGGTTATACATATTTGCTAGATCCAAAATGCTGACGGTGTGCAGGGCACCAACTACCTCATACGTACAAACTTTTACTATTCTAATATATATATGGATATTTCATTCCATTGTGGTTGAACAAGGTTCTGAGACAATTCACTTTTATTTTGAAGCCCGTTCTATTACCCATATGAAAAGAAAGGGCATTGTGTATGCGATCAATTTTATTTTGCGGATATGTGAGCTATTTTTATAGAGATTGGTCTAGGATCTATCCGCATATGCTAGGTACTGTATGTGTGTTCTGGAAATCCAATGAACCAAATACTTTGTTGATTCAGTctgacaattttaatgatgcaatgAAGTTTGGCCATATCTCCAGATCTCAGCTCAAGAATTGCGAAGCTCATCGATCCCGAAGTATGGTTATGATTTTGTAATACAGGTTTATGTCAAGCTTACATATTTTGCTATAACTAAGAGATTTTGCTAGGTATTTCAATATCTAAAAACATGTATCAATTTGTTTTCAGTATTTTTAATCTGATGCAACCTGTGATATGATTTATTCATAAAAAATCTTTTACTGCGATTTACGCAACAACTTATCAAAATTCTATTTAAATTTGAGGAAAACAATCACTAAGAGGAATTCCAGTTGTTGTGACAGTGGCGATAGCACAAGAGATGATGGGGTTTGCTCAAACCATGTAACCTTGCTCAACAACTGAGCGGCCagacaaccccaaaaacaaaagcTTATTTGGCCCTGCGCCAAACAAAGGGAGGGAAGAGTAGGCCATACCTACCGCCGTCAAGCAGGCCGATAATAATTTTCTCCATCGAGCGACATGTCCAACAACAACTTGAGCACCATTCTTAGCGATTCGCTCCATAGGTTACGTCACCATAGGAAACGCCTCCATCGAGATCTTAGTAGGGTGACTAGAGAGGGTACATTAGAGGGGGACGCACGGTGAGAGTGGTCGGTGGCCTAGCTAAAGCGGTAGGCAAAGAAGGGTGTGGTAGCGGGAGCACGCCTAATCGCGGAGCGTGACATGTAAGCATTAAATACATGCCATCGTAAATATGTTTCTCTCCCGGTGCAacacacgggcacttttgctatccATGTAAAACTACGATACTTATTTCAAAACGGAGGTAGTTATGTCAATTAAATACAGTATACGgagtattttttttcaaaatagaagggacatatgagtaaaaaaaaaaagatgttgaAGAATGAAAACACCCCCAGTGCAAGTCTCAGAAGGAGGAAGCGAAACAACCCCCGCAAGCGAGGATGCACCGAAACCCTCGCGTCCTCCTCCGGgccgccgcctctctcctccgccccgccgccgccgccgctccacaaACCTAGAACCTAGTTTTCGAGGCCCTTGGGTGTACAAACGAAATTAAATGATGTCATGCATGATATTCAAGTTTTAGGCATTAGATACGATTTAAGACGAGAACGATCATTTAACATAAAAGATTCCCAACATATCATAAGACTTGCATTCTTGAAATCAACACACCTCCAAATTCAGAGAAAACATGAAATTCTAGGATTATCTTTTTAGTTCCAATTTCAATGCTatacaaaatttcaaaaaaattaattgTACTAATACTAATAATTCCTTGTCGTACTTGAAAGGTGCCACACAAACTGGTTTAACACATATTCTCTCCGTTTCAAATAAGTGTCACAACTTTTTCTAAATATACATATATTTATATGCTGATATCTAGACACAATTATGACAGTTATttcaaaacggaggtagtatatgtcAATTAAATACAGTATGATTTATCAAAATACAAGGGACAGAGTATAACATAAGTAACAACATGTTGAAGAATGAAAACACCCCCACTGCAAGTCTCAGAAGGAGGAAGCAAAACAACCCCCGCAAGCGAGGATGCGCCGAAACCCTCGCGTCCTCCTCCGGgccgccgcctctctcctccgccccgccgccgccgctccacaaACCCTAACGAATGCGGCACCCTCTCCACTGCCGCTCTCGCTGGGGCGCGCTCTCCTCCCTGGATACCGCCGCGCCTTCTCGACGGACTACGGCAAGGACGTGGACGAGGTGAACCGCAAGTTCGCCGAGGCGCGGGAGGAGATCGAGTCCGCCATGGACAGCAAGGAGACCGTCTACTTCAACGAGGAGGCCGCCTGCGCGCGTGACGCCGCCGGCGAGGCcctcggcgccttcgacgcgctgctCGCCCGGGTCCCGCCCGCCGACGCCGACAAGCTCCGCCGGTCCATGGGGCTCAAGATGGAGCAGTTGAAGGCCGAGCTCAAGCAGCTTGAGGAGTAGCGGCTGCTCCAGGCCGCTCCTTGATGAGGGCATCGAGGCCAGAGGTTTGTTTTTTGGGATCAAATCTGGGCGTGGTTTGGGTTGGCGTAGATGCTTCTTTCATAATTGTTGGATGTTCTGATTGAGGAATAAACTTAACCAACAAGCTGTTGCAGTATGTTATTGTAATGGGAGATTTGGAGCTAATTTGAACCGTGTTCCTTCAAATTTCCCGCATACAATTTTTATCGGCAAAATTAAGCTTTATCTTCAGTTCAGGAAGAAAAATCGATTGATGAAGGGGCTAAACCTGTAATATGTTCTCCTGCTAGTAATGAGATCAATTGAGGTCAACAGTTAAAAAGGATGGTGTCATTTTGCATGCTTTGCTTGATATTATACTTCTTATTGTACCTAACATCACATTGAAAATAATTGAGCAAGTAGATTGGGTACATTTGCATGCTTTGCTTGATATTATATATACTTACTAGCTTTGTGCAATGAGTACCTAATGTCACATTGAAAACAATTGAGCAAGTACTCTGTATTAGTTAAACAGGTTCATTTCAGTTCTTAAGGTGTATCCTGGCGGACAAATTAATCTTGAAGAGAACTATGTACTGCTGTTATGATAGATAAGGTAGGTTTAAGCTGCAACTACCATTTGCTATCTGCACTAATGTTTAGGAAAATTGGCAGCTTCCCATGGCTTCTGATATCTGATATACTAGTAATAGACAAGTCTCTAAAATTGTCATTGATGCTGGCCCAAGAATGAATCAAACAATTCTATAATCTATACACATATGACATCCTCATGTTTCTGTTTTATAGAATATTTCACCTGAGCTGCCCTTGTGAGCTTGCTTTGTGATAATAATTGATTTGCTGCACTTTGATATATGCATTGAGACAAATTTTTAgtgttgcaacttgcaagtaATCAGGGCCCGTGTATTGCAGCATTGGAACACGTGAATTTTACACTAACCTCAGACTTAATTATTGCTTGGACATGGATGTTGAATTTGACTGCTGTTTGTTCCTCAAAAGTTCAGAAGAAGGTAGTTGAGGATTTGCCACTCTGAGTACAGAGGCAGCTTAGGTTTTCCACTTGAAGTATCCTGATCTTTCTCCCCTCATCTCCCTTCTTAGTTCCTACCCATGTAAATGTTACTATCGACACTTTGGAAGCCAACCTTGGATTATTGCTGAACACCAAGCTGTCAAGCATGCCAAGAATGATATGCAAGCACTGCACCTTCAATGTGGCGTGGCATGGCTAGGAGGGGAGCTGCGAAGTGGTGATGAATGACGAAGGCGGCGGCAGCTTCATGACGGTCAAAGTGTTTTTTTGCCTGCCAGTTAGAATGCAAGGACTGTATTTACTCAAACATAAAGCAACTGGACTATACTATTCCAACAGAAGACATCTGATCCCACATTCAACAGTGATAAGGCAAGGTAATATTACCACCAATTATGAAATAGAGCAGCATGTAATTTCAGCGTTGCCATCATCTAGGCCCTTTGTCGTAGCCTCCGGTTCCTCTGGGCTATGCTGGACGAGCCATCGGTTGCCTACGCCTTGCCACATCTCATGACAGGGCCTTCCGGCGACGGTCTGGTGGTGATGAATGTGAGGGATAGTCAAGTTAGTATCCATCTTGATTTTTGATACCCAAGCATTGTTGAGCAAAGCTTGCTTTACATTCCATTGCTTCCTCGTTGATGCTTCATAGATAAGATGGGCATTATCTTTGGTCCTCATCCCATTGAGCCAAGGTAAGTCCCCAAAAGGTGCTATTTTATCATCGCCAATTGAGATTGTAGTTATGGCATTAAAAAAAGGTGCATGTCCATCTCATTGCAAGGGTTATCCATGCCCACCAAAGCTTATTGGGATCCCGCCATTGAAACTAAGGCTATCTCAAACAAAGCGCCCTTGCAAATTTCTCAAGGTGGAGGATCCCCAACCCTCCAAGATGAGTAGGCCTACAAACCGCTTCCTAATTTAGCTTGCACTTGCCCTTGGTAACCTCCTTGGTAAAAAAGGCACGCTCGATCTTGTTCATAGAAGCAAGGCAACCCAACGGAACATTGGGAGGAATGAGGTGGAATATCTCCTGAGAGGTGAGGACGGACTTGACAAGGGCCCGTGTTCGACTGCGTTAATGTTCTTCCCATCCTAAGTGGCAAGCTTCCCGGCCATCTTGTCTTCAAGAGGTTGAAAATCCACCCTCTTAAGATGCCAAACTGAAAGAGGTAATCCAAGATACATCCATAAGGAAGGAGGGGTGGTCCCGGCCATCTTGTCTTCAAGAGGTTGAAAATCCACCCTCTTAAGATGCCAAACTGAAAGAGGTAATCCAAGATACATCCATAAGGAAGGAGGGGTGGGTCACGCGCAACCCACTAAGCAGCCCATCAAGGTCAATGTCACCTAATAGGCACCACCAtacgttttttttttggaaattcgTAATGAAGACTGGTGACCTCTCCGAAGGTTGGAAGAATGGAAGCAAGGTTGCGGATATCCTCTTTGTTAGGCACCACAAAACAACCGCGTTGTGCACATAAAGCGAAGTCCTAACAGTGGTGCCCCTCCCTCTAATCTTTTGCAAGAGCCCATGTTGAGTGGCCAACTCAAGGATGCCTTGGAGGGGGTCAATGGCGAGGACGGAGAGGAGCGGGGAAAGTGGGTCTCCTTACCTAAGACCCCTTCCATGCTTGATAGGCAAGCCGGCGACCCCGTTGAGAAGGACCCTCGACGAGGAGGTGCAAAACAAAGCGGTGATCCAATCTCGAAACTTTGGTGGGAATCCATGCCTCTTGAAGAGCTCAACAATGAACTCCCATCTAATGGAGTTGAAAGCCTGGTGAATGTCAAGCTTGAAAAGGGGCGTTGGTATGTTGCTTTTGTGGAGTCTTCTTGCAAGGTTGCCAACATACATGAAATAGTCATGGATACTTCTCTTCTTTATGAACACGCTTTGAGCATTGGAAATAAGATCGTTCATGAGCGGTTCAAGCTGGAGGGCTATCATCTTGGCAATGATTTTTGCAATGTTGTGGATCAAGCTAATGGGCCTATAGGCGGAGACctcctcgccccctcctttttAGATAAAAGCACAATGTTGGTCGACTTAAGCCATTGGAGATGAGCAATTAGGAGATTGTTAAATTGAAGGATGGCTCTCATGACATCGTCTATTATGATTCCCCAACGTTTCTTGAAAAAGACACCGGTGAAGCCGCCGGGGCCAGGGGCTTTGTGGGAAGGCTTTTTTTAGATCTTGTCGGAAGGCATTTGATTGATGCCTTAAGCACTTCCTCCTCTGTGAAAGGATCTTTGATCCCTTAAATGGCCACATTGCCCAAATTGAGGCTCTCAAGTGATCATGGATGCTTTTGTCTTTATGCTCATGCCCGGTTACCCATCAACCATTGTGCTTTAGGCGATGTATATGTTTTTTCTTCTCCTAGCGTTCACCCTTAAATGGAAAATTTAGTGTTGGCATCACCCTCCTTAATATTGGCTATTCTGTCACTTTGCTTTGTTCTCGTACGCTCGATGATAGCGAGGCTAGTGACCCTCTTCTTTAGGCAAGTTCGAAGATCTTGCTTATCCGGAGAGAGATGGCGACTCTCTTGATCGATGTGAGGATACCTAGGAGGGCGGCATGAAGAAGCATCTTAGTCTTGGAGAAAAGCCCGATGTGATGATTTGATGAACCTGTAAGTTGATCGAGTCTAGTCTTAATTTGCAAGGCCTCCGTGTAGCGGTGAGAGTCTGCGCGTGCCATTATTTGTTTCAATTGTTAGGTATCTTAACTTTATCTAACACGGATGTATCACGGGGAGAGTAAACTATCTATGTTATACACATGTACTAATACTGTAGACTAACTTTACAGTATTGTTGCCATTCTCATCTAAGGCCATCGTCGACACCATTGGGATCTTGTTTCATCCTCTGGCGCACGTTGTGCTGCCGAAGCACTAGCACCGAGGCGCAGCAGCCGGACAAGTCGTCCGAGGACAGGAGGTCCCCCACGTGTCCTAGCTCCGGGCACTCCTCGTACAAGCCTCCCATGCCGCTCGTCATCTGGGTGACGGCCGCGCTGCCACCGTCAGCACCCTTGCCCACGACGAACAGCGAGTACATCCCGGCCATGGAGCACAGAGACTCCACCAACTCCGGCCCGTTGCTCACGTACCTCTCCGTGTAAGACACATGCCCCGGTGCCACGAACCTCGCGTAGAAGTCCGCCATGAACTCCTCGTCCGCCAtggcctcctcttccttctcgccCACCACCACGGCCACTAGGTGATCATCACCACCTCgcctgggagacatcagcgtcgtCGACGGCACCTCCGTGCTGCTGTGCACGCTCGCTCCCGCTGGAAGGAACCTCGTCACCATCACGCTCACCGACGGATGAGCCGCCAGCCGAGTCGCGTACGCCACCGCCTCCCTGTCGTCCGGCCCTCCGAGgaacaccgccaccacgctgtGCGTTTCGCCTGCGGGGTCATCTGCCGACCTGCTGGGACCGCCCTCGGTGGCCGTAGACTGCCTATCCGCAATGGTACCGAGGCGGCGCTCGACGAGGACCCCGACGGTGCATGGCGCTCTCTGCAGGATCCGCTGGTTGAGCTCTCGGCGGTTGTCGTGGCGGCACACCATGCGCCCGTCGTAGCGCTGCTCCTTGTGGAATGGCACGACGACGAGCGACGCGCGTGCGTCCTCCGCGCCGTTGCATACGTCGGCGTCCATGGTCTCGAGGCTGGAGATGGCCGTCATCTGCCGGACTGGAATGAAGGTGCCGTTCGTGAAGCCATTGACGGCGGCCACCACCTGGTCGATCACCGGCGCGTAGCCCCATCGGCCACTGTcatcgtcctcttcgtcagctCCGTCGCCGGTGTGGTAGAAGTGCGTGATGGCGTACTTGCGCGAGCTCATTAGCTCGATGAGGTGGAGAAGGTATATGGCAACTGGCGTGGCGCCCTTGGAAAGCTCGGCGAGGGTGAGCATGGAGTGGACGCTCCCGGCGCCGTGGACGCAGACGAGAACGCGGAGCTCCTGGTCAAGCTTGAGGTGCTGGAGGCAGTGGGAGCGGTACTGGAAtgcgcggcgctgctggcggacgaTGGCGGCCGACGCTGGGCCGGCCATGAAGGTGGTGATGATGGAGGACAGGAGAAGCACGCCCCGCGCCGCGCCGTTCCAGATCCCGGTCGAGTCACCCAGGTTGATGGCGAGGATGTCAGCGTAGCCCTTGACATTGAGCAGGAAGCCGAGCACGAGCGTCTCCCTCGCCGGGATGCCGATCATCCGCCCGGCTACAACCGTGCCGACTACCCTCCCGATCGTGCTGAGCAGCGTGGTGTAGGTGACGACGAAGAGGAACTGGGTGGGGGTGAAGCAGTTGATCTTGGCAAAGTCGAGCCTCGCGCCGATGGTACTGAAGCAGAGGGGCATGATGATGCTGTGCACGGGGTAGGCGAGGCGGTCGATAAGCGTGCGCGCCGTGGGGCCTTCCCGCGGCGTGGTGATGCCGATGATGAAGGCGGTCATGGAGGCACTGTAGCCGAATAGCTGGACGTGCTGCGAGAGGCCGACgatgaggacgagcatggcgaacAGCTCGTACTTGCTGATGTACTGCTTCCCTTGCTTGGTCTTGTTGACCAGCCTGGTCATCCATACCATAATGCGCACGGAGACCCACACGTTGAGCGCCATCCACAGGAACATGATCACCTTCACCACCGGCAGCGCGACTAGCCGGTTGGGCGGTGGCAAGGGCTTGCCGTCCTTGTCGTAGGTGGTTGGGCTGACCACCATCATGCTAATGGCGGCGAGGCTGGCGATGTCGTTGGCGAAGGCGGTGCCGATGGCGAGCTGGCCGGTCTCGGAGCCGGTGATCTTGAGCTCCGTGACGATGCGGATGAGGACGGGCGAGGCGGTGCTGGTGAGGACGAGCATGAAGAGGGCGGTGGAGGCGTAAAGGCTTTCGGGCTGGAAGGTGCGCTGCCCTGGGTGGAGAAGGCCGTAGAAGAAGGGGCCAGAGATGGTGGCCAGGACGAGGCAGAGCGCGGAGCCGCCGAAGGCAACGATGATGGAGGCACGCAAGTGTCGTCGGAGGTAGCGCAGGTCCATCTCCAGCCCGATGAAGAACATGAAGACGACGCGGATGTAGTAGATGGCGTCGCCCAGCGCCCGGCCGGCGTCCTTCATGCCCAGCTGCCGGAGGTCGACCATGCGACCGAGCACCGTCGGACCGACCACCACGCCGGCCTGCATGCATGCGCACGCAGTATCATATCAGGGCGAATCCCAATTGCGAATTGATTCTCAGACATAGTACCAAGACTCGTACCAGGATGTGCGAGATGATGCTTGGCTGGCCCACGCGACGAAGCACGGAATGGAAGAGGCCAGAGAGGACGAGGACGGCGGCCATGAGGCCGAGGATGGCCAGCACGCCGGCCATGAAGTAGGACCCCTCGGCCACGTCGGCGGAGCACTTGGCCTCGCCGTCCTCCGCCATATCCGACATGGTCTCTTCGGTCGCCGGCCGGCCAGACAGGCCTCCGCCGTTGAGCTAGCTTGCTATATATGGTGTTCATGAGCTAGCTAGCTACGGTTTGGGTGTGGTTCCTCTTGTCTTAAATTGTCGGGAGACGTGACCAATGAACTAGAATGCATGAACAGATCTAACTAGTTTGATAATTGAGCTGTTGCAACTAGCAACACCTTCTCCAACAAGTAtctgtttgttttgttttctacCGGAGTTTATGCCTAGCCTCGGCAAAAGAAAATGTGCATTCCAAATATATACATACCATTTATTGGCAGCCAATCCGTAGTTGGTTTCGTCGTGCACAGTCAATGGATGATCACCAGTAATTTAGAAGCGGGGAAGTTAAATATAGATGCCGTTTTATTTTTAgcgacctaagagcatctccagccgcgtcctccaaaccatCTCCAAACGGCgccagattgagcgtttgggggacgtgtttcgttcgtgccgcgtttggggaacgtcgctccccagtcgcgtctcccaaacaaaatttcacaaattttaaacttaactagattcgattagattcgtccaaatttacatagatttgaacgaaattttactaactttaaactaaacctaatccagaaccacttgcggcggccggaggcgttgtagtactgctggaagttgtacatgtcgtcggtgacgacctcctgcttgacgcgctcgtcgacgggctcgtcgacgggctcgtcgacgggctcgtccttcaccaagccgcttggtcctgcctcgccgtcgtcggtgaggtccaccagcagcttgccggagtcgcggatggacatggcgatcgtcgcgtccaggtcgcccctccaggcgtccttgtcgtccatggacgccaagaacgccacccgcagccctgggcagtcctcggggtcgtcgctgctggcgatgagccgctgctgccgctcgtagtccgccagcagcgccgccttcgacgcttcctccggctcctccttcacctccggcttcgggatgaggagggcgccgccgcgcctcccttgctgccgcccgctgccgctggcgccacgcctcgtgttgacgggcgtcgccggctcctccttgacctcccgtttggggacggtgtagggcgccgaccggtacgacgaggacggcgtcgatcgcgccggtcccgaggaagaagagtgcaagGAGGACGAGTAtgccgtcctcctcggctgccattgaggagacggaggcggcgacgacggcatctccagccttggagcgccattGCGGAGGCCACTGATgatgttctcgagggtgcgccctggaacgccccagaacagggcgctgccttccctgttccagctgttggggccaccgacgaggttgtcggtgctgtgcatctcgacgtcgtacttcgccttgaagtacgtcgtccaccaggcgtcgttgttggtgaccgcccacgttggatccaaccgctctgcggcggtgagttgagcccgccgggccttgatggcgtccctccattgatccgtgtccggcttcggcggcggcgggatgccaatgccgttcacggccatcttccagccgccgctgcttggcagccgcatgtccggcggggaccggataccgggcgtggtacggcgcccacgcctccgccacggtgaggctgccgcggccgagccgttcgccgcggcgatcttgcgggaggacgagctcgacattttttgagcggcgaggagaagatcgcgggaggggaggcggcggcgacgataaggattatgagcggcgagagctgcgggcgtcttaaaacagcggcggcggcgggtggttgcacacaataactccggcgcggacggccacgcggccatgcacgacgagacgcgtccctgcgtcgcacgGGAAAAcaggggacgccattaacgtcgcttgaccaaaggtaggcgacggggttttagccttctcgtgccgccgacgggtcggccccgccactccccgcctcgctttcgttgtgtccggcgtccccggtgcgtcccctgtgggacggggacgggctcggggcgccggacaccgtatcgggccgcgccggacaaaaatgggctttgggggacgcggctggaacgcattttctgtccggcgcgccccaaatccctttgggggacggtttgggggacgcggctggagatgctctaagagcatctccagtcgcgtcccccaaatgagccgcggacaagaaatggggaaaaaagtcgtccagtcgcgtcccccaaagctaattagcgtctcattttgtgtccggcgtccccggtagaaactctatgcatagagtctctaccggggacgccggacacgacacaaaatgaggcgtccacatgcatgcatgcagcccctagtccccacatgctagtctctttccccacactttctctcacctacttttcccacatggggtggtcccctctattaaaatgcatgcatccgaacgctgtttgagggacgcggctgggaagggtctcttttttgtacagatttttggtctctttttgtccggcgtggtCCCAAAtgtgccccaaatcatttgtgccggatgctttttgagggacgcgactggagatgctctaacatagaTGTTTACTtgttcattcgcaaaaaaaaatatgTTTACTTGTTGCAGAATCACTGAAGACTAGACATGAGGCATTGCCTCCCAAAACTTAAAAAGGTAACATGGTCTTTTCTAATTAATTACTAGTCTAATTAAACCAAATACAATACTCTGGTGTTAACCGAGGCAGCTAGTAAGTTACAGGATCCCGTGGTctctcctctcagccgccgccctaaccctagccgcctccagttcatcctcctccatagattggttccccctcctccggtcggcttcgccggcgtcaggaggagtggggaacccgatctatgcgtggagttttgaataaaagtattgttttcattagattatgttaggattttggtagccgccttcttgttgatttcccctcaatggagatggcatcatatgcaataagtgatcttcggactttcgttcggcgacgagatcttcttcccggcgtcaatggtggtgttgaacaatcacaattttctaggtatgagtcttcggatcttgcttcgccagatcgattttggatcttttgtcgttgttgccgcgaggaggattatcctcgcggtttttgtcccggctgctacgtcctcgacaatggtgattcgtactctcggctctccatcgacgacgacaaagctagttggttattattccctgatatactggtgttggtactcttgccgatgttgtatgactgctttaatggttgcgtgcgtgcacgcagtcttggcattgcggctcaaaaaattatgagagaactttcgtcggtatctacaggtctatggttcgttatgtatctttggctgccttcacaagagtacaagattgtgttatggaagaagaaagaaattgaagacctcgaagatttgttactatcttttagactttattttgtaatcgttggagtcagttcatgtatctctaccatgtactatttgttactatgaatatatgtggtattgattgtcaaaaaaaaaaaccaaatacAATACTCTCTCCGTTCTGGTTTATACACCTTGCGCGTTTTAAGGTAACCAATGTAATAAAAGGTATGTATTACAAAACATGTAGTATCATTAAAACTTTAGATGTTATATTTTTTTCCATCTAACCTGCCCATACACGTCCCAGCAAAATGGCCGCGCCGAGCGCATCCTCCGCACCCTCAATAACTGCGTCCGCACCCTCCTATTCCACAGCCACGTTTTCCCTATCTTTTGGCCCGACGCCTTAGCCACCTCCACTCTCCTCGTCAGTCTTCGTCCGTGTCGTACCCGCTGGAACTATGCGCCTCATCATCTCCTGTACGGTCCCCCTCCATCCTACGACGGTCTTTGGATATTCGGTTATCGTTGTTATcctagtatcgccgccaccactcctcataaactcgcccctcgttccgttccgtgtgtcttcctcggttacccggctaacaccaaaggctatCGTTGTTACGCCCCCGTGTCCCATCAGGTCATCACCTCGCGGCATGTTTACTTTGATGAGTGATGTTTCCCATTTGCACAGGCACAGGTGACTTCCTCCAGGTCTCCCGCGGAGACTCCACCGCGGCATCGCGCCCCCGCCTTGGTTGCGCCGACCCCGCCTGCGCCGCCCCACCGCCTACCCCGGTGGCACCCTCGAGCCCGAGCTCGGCTGCCGCCCCGCCGTCGCCATCCGCGGCGCCCTTGAGCCCCAGCTCGGGTA from Lolium rigidum isolate FL_2022 chromosome 4, APGP_CSIRO_Lrig_0.1, whole genome shotgun sequence encodes the following:
- the LOC124649983 gene encoding cation/H(+) antiporter 2-like — protein: MSDMAEDGEAKCSADVAEGSYFMAGVLAILGLMAAVLVLSGLFHSVLRRVGQPSIISHILAGVVVGPTVLGRMVDLRQLGMKDAGRALGDAIYYIRVVFMFFIGLEMDLRYLRRHLRASIIVAFGGSALCLVLATISGPFFYGLLHPGQRTFQPESLYASTALFMLVLTSTASPVLIRIVTELKITGSETGQLAIGTAFANDIASLAAISMMVVSPTTYDKDGKPLPPPNRLVALPVVKVIMFLWMALNVWVSVRIMVWMTRLVNKTKQGKQYISKYELFAMLVLIVGLSQHVQLFGYSASMTAFIIGITTPREGPTARTLIDRLAYPVHSIIMPLCFSTIGARLDFAKINCFTPTQFLFVVTYTTLLSTIGRVVGTVVAGRMIGIPARETLVLGFLLNVKGYADILAINLGDSTGIWNGAARGVLLLSSIITTFMAGPASAAIVRQQRRAFQYRSHCLQHLKLDQELRVLVCVHGAGSVHSMLTLAELSKGATPVAIYLLHLIELMSSRKYAITHFYHTGDGADEEDDDSGRWGYAPVIDQVVAAVNGFTNGTFIPVRQMTAISSLETMDADVCNGAEDARASLVVVPFHKEQRYDGRMVCRHDNRRELNQRILQRAPCTVGVLVERHDPAGETHSVVAVFLGGPDDREAVAYATRLAAHPSVSVMVTRFLPAGASVHSSTEKEEEAMADEEFMADFYARFVAPGHVSYTERYVSNGPELVESLCSMAGMYSLFVVGKGADGGSAAVTQMTSGMGGLYEECPELGHVGDLLSSDDLSGCCASVLVLRQHNVRQRMKQDPNGVDDGLR
- the LOC124646585 gene encoding embryogenesis-like protein — encoded protein: MRRNPRVLLRAAASLLRPAAAAPQTLTNAAPSPLPLSLGRALLPGYRRAFSTDYGKDVDEVNRKFAEAREEIESAMDSKETVYFNEEAACARDAAGEALGAFDALLARVPPADADKLRRSMGLKMEQLKAELKQLEE